The DNA window GAATATAGGGCTTATAAAAAAGACCGCTGGCGTCAAATTAGATAATATGGACACCCCAGATGGACCATCGGTACCAATTTCAATAGATGCCGAAGGTGTATATGAATTGATTGAATATAATCTACCTGGTAAATAATAGTAGGGGAGAGCATCAGATATTTCAGGACAGAAGTAAAGAAGTTTTTAATTTTGGAAGATATCGCTTGTTCTAGATAAATCAACATGATTCAAGAATTACAGGTTTTAAAAATTATAAAAATCAATAAGTAATTGAGTTAAAAAGGTTTCAATAATAGCATCTTATATGTGCATGTTTCATGCTGCTATATCAACTCTCTTTTTTGATGGTTTGACGATATTTACAGTACGGGAGAAACTTTGAAAGCAATAACCTCCACCCTCCTTTCCAATAATTATGCTGGCAGTATTTGCGTATTAACCATTACCAAAACCAGAATAAACCGTTAGCCAAAAATCATTTCTGCCAGGTATCAACTCTTTTAAAATAATAATAAATTATCTTAAAATAAAATTAGCCACTACTTATTGGACAGGATGGTTATGGAAAAAGCAGACCAAATAGCAAAACGGATAATAAACAGCAAAAAGGTTAGTGTGCTTACCGGAGCAGGTATATCTACCGAAAGCGGAATACCTGATTTCAGAAGCCCTAAGGGCATATGGCATAAATTCAGCCCAGAGCTTCTATCCAGGCAGACACTGGAAAACAACCCTGATAAATTTTACCGGGAAGGGTTGAATTTGCTTAAAGAGATAAATGGAGTAAAAAACAAGAAACCTAACCGGGCTCATTACCTGTTGGCAGAACTGGAGAGGCAGGGTAAAGTTTCTACTATTATTACCCAAAATATTGACGGACTTCACCAACAGGCTGGATCACGGAAAGTACTGGAAGTACACGGAAACCTGAGGCAGGCTTATTGCATGAAATGCAGTTGTAGATACGGGTTTGACTATCTGATGGATCTGATAAGAAAGAAGCATATACCGCCAAGATGCGGCTGTGGTGGAATTATCAGGCCGGAGATGGTACTGTTTGGGGATATGCTGGGAGAAAGTTACCGGCAGGCTGAAAGAGAAGTTGCTAAAAGTAATTTACTCCTGATTATCGGGTCCAGCCTGGAGGTAAGTCCCGTGAGTAACCTGGTAGCATTCTGTCCCAGGTTTATTATTATAAACAAGGAAGCTACTCCATTTGACCGTTATGCTTACCTGGCATGGCATACCCAGGCTACTGCCGCCCTGGGCCGGATATGCAGCCAGCTTTTGGAATATGAAGATAAATAACAGGGTAAGCTTAAAAATTTAAGGATACTGGCGATTGTCTCTGCCATTCTGATTTATTCACCATAGCCTGTACCTGCTCTATTTCTTCAATGCTGACTGCTGCTATTTCTGAAATATGACCAAAAGTGAGATTGTGTTCTATTCCTGCCAGCACCAGGTCTAATTTTTGGTAAGGAAGATTAAGCAGTTGTTCATCGGTAAGGTTACCGGCCAGATCGGGAGATGGCTGCTTGCTGATTATATTTTCAGGCAGTTGAAGGTACTCTGCCATACTGATTACCTGGGTTTTATATAAGTCCAGCAGGGGCATGATATCTGCTATGCCGTCTCCATATTTTACAAACAGGCCGGTAAGCCATTCGCTTTTATTGGCAGTTCCCACCAGCAGGTAATTGTATAGTTCCGAATAATAGAAAAGTGCACCTGCTCTTAACCGGTTTTTGATACGGATGAAAGCCACTGGCTTGGCCAGCTGCCTGTGTCCGCCTTCCATGCTGGCCATAAAGGGTTGTTGTCCCATATCTTTGCTTAATTTTGAAATGGTTTTGGCAATGAATTTGTTTATGGCAGATTTTGGGAACATAAATGCAGGAGGAAACAGCCTGTATACTCCCAATGCCCACAAGGGCAGGGTAATTTTTTTCATAACATAATCTATATTTAAACTTTTACACAGATTCCGGGCGTCTTTTATGTTCAGTTTCTGAGAATCCCGTTCCGGAAGTAGTATGGCTTTAACCCTTTTGGTGCCCAGGGCCTTTATGCATAATTTTAATACTACTGCTGAGTCCAGGCCCCCGCTTAGCCCCACTACTGCACCATCCCGGTTTAAGGTGAGGGCATAGCCCCTTATAAAGTGCTCAATGCGGTTACAGGCCTGTTCTGGATTTAATTTTAATAACTGGTCTTTATCCATAGCTGTATATTATCATTTAATACCTTTAATAAAAATCTGAGCAATCTCTTGATTTATCATATGAATATGGGGATAAAAGTAGTAAAATTAAAAACACCAATTACAGGGTAGAAGGGGAACAAAGATTTTTTTAACCACTGTAAGGCTTTTATGTTTTAAAACCTGCTTGACGGGTAAAAAAAGCACAACCCATATTCAGCTTAAAGACCTACCTAAGTTGTGCTCTGCCTTAAACTTACCACATATTAGTAAAAAAGATGCCATTATTGAAACGTTACAAACTAATATTTGAACAGGTTCCCTATGCGGTAGCCGTAACTGATAATAAGGGGACAATAGTTGAAGCCAATGAGGCTATGGCCAGGCTGCTGGGGGGAAAAACCGAAGAGCTGCCGGGCAGGAATATATCTTTTTTTACAGGTAAGGATTACCTGAATTCATTTAAAAAACAAATCAAATCATTATCCTCTTCTGCCGGTAGGGCCCGGATTGATTTGAGGTTGGGTAAAAAAGATGGTTATGGGGAGATTCATTTTAGAATCCGGAGACTAGCGGACGGAAAAGAGGAAGCTTATCTCTGGATGGAGACAGGATTAAAGAACAGGGCTTTAAAATTTCAGGATATGGTGGATAATCTGCCGGCTGCAGTAATGGAAATGGATACGGAGGGAAATATAATTTATGCCAATCACAGGCTGGCTAAACTGTTTGGTTACCAGAGACAAGAGGTAGAGGGCAGGAAGAATATAAAAGATTTTGTGCCTGCTGAAGAAAATGAAAAATTATCAGCCAATATCTTTAAGCTTGCCCGGGGTCAGATGGTGGGCAGGAATGAATATACTGCCGCCAGGCAGGATAAAAAAATTATTCCGGTTTTAAGTGATTCTATGCCTTTAAGGGATCTACAGGGAAAGGTTATAGGAATCAGAACAGTTCTTATGGGTATAGTGCAGAGAAAAGAATTTGAGAACAGGCTAGAAGAAAGCGAAGAGAAGTTCAGGATATTTTTTAATAATGCCAATGATCCTATATTTCTTTATGAGTTTGATCCCCGCAGGAAAAAGGTGTCCAATTTTTTAGAGGTAAATCAGGTAGCTATAGAAAGATATGGCTATACCAGGGAAGAGTTTTTGAATATGTCTATTAAGGACCTACTGGATAAGGATTCCTGCAAAAAGGTTCCCCTGATACTGGATATGATTTCTTCCAAGGGCAAGCATACCTTTGAAGTAACACATCTATTGGAAGAGGGAAAGAAAATACTGGTAGAGGTTAGCTCCAGGATGTACTCATGGAATGATAAGGATATTATTTTATCTACTGCCAGGGATATAACCGAAAGGAAAAAAGCTGAAAACCAGGTTAGATATTACAGCTTTCATGATAAGCTGACCGGCCTGTATAACCGTTCCTATTTTGAAGAAGAACTAAAGAGGCTGGATACCAGGAGGCAGCTTCCATTGAGCATAATAATGGGTGATCTGGACGGCCTGAAGCTTATAAATGATGCTTTTGGTCATCTGGAAGGAGATAAGCTGTTAGTTAAGACAGCAAAGTTATTGGTTGAATGCTTCAGGGAAGAGGATATAGTGGCCAGATGGGGAGGAGATGAATTTGCAATCCTGTTGCCCAAAACTGCTTCCTGTACGGCAAATGAACTGATTAATAGAATTAAAGATAAAAGCAAGGTGGAGACCATACAGAGAATTCCTCTGTCTATTTCACTGGGATTGGCTACCAAGAATAAGGCTTATCAGCAAATAGAAGAAAAATTAATAGAGGCAGAGGGCCTTATGTACAGGGCAAAGCTTAATGAAGCTAAAAAGGTATCTAAGCTGGTCATAGATTCTTTAAGAAAAGCACTGTCTGAAAAATTACATCATACCCCACAAATTGATAACATCAAGTTCTATGCCAAAGAACTGGGCAAGGTGTGCGGGCTAAAGGGTCACAAATTGGATGTTTTGATGCTGCTATGTGATTTTTATGATATTGGCTTGATTTCTATTCCCGACGACACTCTGTTATCCAGAAGGAAGCTTAACAAAAAAGATTTAAAAAATATACAGAAGCATCCGGAGGTTGGTTACAGGATATGCGTAGCTTCGCCCCACCTTTCCGCTATTGCTTTTGACGTTCTTTCTCATCATGAATGGTGGAATGGCAATGGTTATCCCCAGGGCTTGAAGGAAAACCAAATTCCTTTAAATTCACGTATTATTGCTGTCATTGATGCTTATAAAGCTATGGTAAACAACAGGCCTTACCGCAAAGCCATGGGTATGGATAAAATAGTCAAAGAGATTAGAGCAGGTGCAGGCAAACAGTTTGATCCTGAGCTGGTGGAGAAGTTTATTTCCCTTATCTCCAAGGATTAGCCTGTTTATTCTTCCAGCTCTTTAGAAAACTGTCTGTAGACAGAAGGTTTGACACTTATGTACCGGCCTACATTTTCCTTATAGTTTTGGTATTGCTGTGTATATATTTTGGTCAGGAATCTTTCTTCAGCTATGGCCTGATAGTGCAGTATGGCTGCTACTGTGATCCAGAGTATTAAAAAGATGAGGTTTGCCCATATAAGGAATGTGCCCAGAAAATAAAGGTTGAAAAAGACATAAATGGGGTGCCGGCAGTAACGGTATATTCCAAATTTTACCAGTTTTCCCGGCCTGGTTTCATCTATTCCCAATCTCCAGGAGGTGCCCAGGTTTATCAGGGCCCAGACAAATAGGATAAACCCTATTATTATCAGGGCCAGGCCCAAAAACCGCAAATAGTTGGTTTCAAAAAGCTTTATATTCAACGGCCAGCCAAATATTCTAAATTCCAGATTCAGGGCATAAAACAGTACCTCGAAGCTCCATATGTTTACTATCAGGAATAATATAATTTCTAAAATATGCCTTATACCGTCACGCCTTATGTTTAAAGCAATGGGGTTAATTTTATTCTTTCTTTTTATGTATATGGTTTTTCCAATGATAAAACAGAGGAAGAAGGCAAGAAGAAACACCTGGATATAATTCAAAAATTTTTCCAAATTAGTTTTCTTGTATTTTAAATTATCTACATTTTAATATAATTTGTAGTAGATGAAAATTAAACAGATAAGAGGAGGTCGGCATGAATATAGTTGAAAGTATTATTGAAGAATTTAATATGAAACAATTACCCGGTGAAGGTGGTTATTATGTGGAAACCTACCGCTGTAAAGAAATCATAGATAAGTGTTGTCTTAGTAAGGTTTATAAGGGGTCCAGGAATATATCCACAGCCATACTCTACCTTATAACTCCGGAGCATTTTTCCCACTTACACCGGTTAAAAAGTGATGAAATATTCCATTTCTATAGCGGAGATCCGGTGTACATGCTCAACCTCTTTGAGGATGGCACAGCATCAGAGGTAATATTAGGCCAGGATATATGGTCTGGGCAAAAAATGCAGCATGTTGTGCCCAGGGACTGCTGGCAGGGTGCCTGCCTAAAACCAGGAGGCAGTTATGCATTACTGGGTACTACGGTGGCTCCAGGTTATGATTCTTCAGATTATCAGAATAGCCAGGGATTTAAGAAAAAGCTTATAGAAAAGTATCCCCGGTACAGAGATGGAATTGAAAAGTTGATTTAACCGGATTGTTGAAATAGATGGTAATAATCTTTACTGTATTAATTTATTAGAAAAAATTTCATTGAACCTACTATATTTAAAACCTTAAATATCCAGGATTTATCTCCTAACTAAAAAATACTAATTCTGCTATAATTTATTATCTTTGAAAGCAAGGAGAACACTATGGGCATATTAAACATAAAAGACCTTAAGTGGTCCATAAATGGCAGCAATATACTTAATAATATAAACATGGATTTCAAACAGGGTGTAATCCATTCAGTAGTGGGGCCTAATGGAGTAGGGAAGACCACACTGGGAAATGTAATAATGGGAATAGAAGGATACCGGGATTTTGAAGGGGATCTAATCTATGAAGGCCAATCCATTAAAAAATTAAATCTTTACCAGAGGGCAAAGAAAGGAATAACCATGTCCTGGCAGGAACCGGCCAGGTTTGAAGGATTAACTGTAGAAAAGTTCATTTCTGCAGGAGCCAGGGATAAGAGCAGGCAGAATACAGAAGATTTCTTAAAGAAAGTGGGCATGAATCCTTCTGATTATTTGCACCGGGCAGTGGATAAAAACCTTAGCGGGGGAGAAAGAAAGAAAATAGAGCTGGCATCTATCCTGGCAATCGAACCCAAACTGGTAATACTGGATGAACCGGATTCAGGTATAGATGTAGCATCTTTGCAGAATATTTTTGATGCCATGAAATATTTAAAGGAAAATGGCGCTACCATTATCCTTATAACCCACAGTCTGGAAGTTCTCAAGCAATCAGAACATGCTTTTCTGCTTTGTTGCGGCTCGGTCCTTAAACAGGGCACAGTAAAAGAGATATCCAGTTATTTTGAAAACAAGTGCCTGCCTTGTGACCATATAAATCAACCCAGCAAAAATGGAGAAAGCTTATGAGTATTGAAGATATAATTAATGCAGCCAATATACACCAGGCTATCCATGATAAGGATACTGCCAGGCTGGTTATAGATAGAGACAAGGTATTGGATAGCCATGAAATAGAAGGCCTGAAGGTAAAGACCAGGCAGATAAAAGATGGGGTAGATATAGACATAAGGCTGGCCAGAGATACTATAGTAGAAAAACCGGTGCACCTTTGCTTTGGGGTTACCCACAAACAGGCAGTACAGAGAATTATTATGAACGTAGACATTGAAGACAATTCCAGAATTACCATATTTTCCCATTGTGTTTTTCCCAATGCAGAGGATGTAAAACATATAATGGACGGCACCATAAGGGTAGGGAAAAATGCCAGATATTCCTATCTGGAAAAACATATCCACAGCGAGCAGGGAGGTATAACTGTAATCCCCAAAGCCAAGATTAATCTTGAACAGGGAGCCAGATTAAAGACCGAATTTGAGCTGCTCAGGGGCAGGGTAGGTAATATTGATATTGATTATGAAACAACCTGCGGTCCGGATTCAGTCATGGAGATGACTGCAAAAATTGATGGCAAAGGTGACGATGTCATAAAAATCAGAGAAGCAGGAAACTTGATAGGAGAAAATTCAAGGGGTGTACTTACCTCCAAGGTAGCTGTGCGGGACAGGGCAACCGCAGAGGTATACAACAAGCTGGTAGCCACCGCTGCTTATGCCAGAGGTCATGTAGACTGCAAGGAAATAATCCAGGGAGAAGCTAAAGCCAGTGCCATCCCCATAGTAAAGGTAGAACATCCCAAAGCCCATATCACCCATGAGGCATCAATAGGCAGTGTCGATTCCAAACAGCTTCAAACATTGATGTCCAGAGGTCTGGATGAAGATAAAGCAGTGGAATTAATAATAGAAGGTCTTCTTAGCTGACTGCCTTTATAATCTCTCTTATATGCTGGGGAGTACTTCCGCAGCAGGCTCCAATAATAGAAGGACTGTATTGCAGGTATTTAGAAATATTTTCAGCCATTTCTGCGGCTGATTCATTATAGATGGTCTGGCCGTCTTTTAGGACCGGCAAGCCTGCATTAGGCTGAAATATAAGTTTTGCATCTTTATCTGATTCTCTCATTTTTCTGACTACATCCAGCATGGAAACAGATCCCAGGCTGCAGTTTGCGCCGACCACCGATACTCCTGCCTCCTGCAGCTGTTTAACCGCATCTTCAGCCTTATTGCCCATCATGGTAACCCCGTTTTTTCCAAAGGTCAGAGTACAGAGGATGGGAAGATCGGCTGCAACCTGGCGGGCAGCTTCAATAGCCGCAAAAGCTTCATTAATATCCATAACCGTCTCGATCAAAATTATGTCCGCTCCCTCCCGGGCCAGAACCTCTATCTGCTGAGAGAAATAATCGGTGGCCTGTTGTTTGCTTATGGTACCGGAAGGTTCAAGCAGCTGTCCCAGAGGGCCGATATCTGCAGCTATAAAAACTCTTCTGGAGTTACCGGTCTTGGATCTGTATCTGGCAATGGCTTCCTTTACTGATGCGGCTGCATTTTTATTTATCTCTTCCAGATCCTGCTGAAGCCCATAGGATTTAAGCTTTACGGGGTTGGAGCCAAAGGTATTGGTCTGTATGATATCCGAGCCTGCCTCCAGGTACCCCTGGTGGATTTCAATTACCTTATCTATATTCTGCCGGTCTATGTTTAACTGGTCAGGGGCTACTTCTATTCCCATAGACTGGAGCATGGTTCCCATGGCTCCGTCTCCTATAAGAATCCTTTTAGCCAGAGCGTCCAAAAAAGATATATTTTTATTTAACTCAAACATTACTTATTTCTTCTATGCCATTTAGTTTTTTTAAGCATTTTCTTATGTTTCTTTTTTCTCATCTTCTTTTTCCTTTTCTTAATTATAGAGCTCATAATTACCTCTTTTTAAGTTGTTACTATTGTAATCATTGTACCATATATAGTGAGGAAAGAATTATACCAGAATAATTGAAGGTAAGGAAATATATAAGGGAAAAACTCTGGTCTAGCTGTGATAATTTAATAAATACAGCAATTACTATTGACATACTATATGTTGTGCACTAATATTGAGACATACACTATATATGCTGTTATTATGATAATTATATAATAATTTTTAAGTAATCCCAGGTATGATTTACCTTTAAGCATAAATAAATTAATATAACTTTTTTAGGGGTTTAATAATGGATAAAGTAAAAAAATCTGAGCAATACTACTCAAATAAAGAATTAAACTTAACCGAGAATGCTATCAAGGTTCTGGAACGGAGATACCTTAAAAGGGATCAGAAAGGGGATTTACTGGAAAATCCCAATGATATGTTTTTAAGGGTAGCCAAAAATATTGCTTCTGCAGAGAAAAATTACGGCAAAAGTGAACAGGAGATAGCAGAGATAGAGAGAAAGTTTTTTGACATAATGTCAGATCTTGATTTTTTACCAAATTCCCCTACATTGATGAACGCAGGTAAAGAGCTGCAGCAGCTGGCAGCCTGTTTTGTGCTTCCAGTGGGTGATTCAATGGGAGCTATCTTTCAGGCTTTGAAAGAAACTGCCCTGATACAAAAATCTGGAGGGGGAGTGGGTTATTCCTTTTCCGATATACGCCCAAAAAACGATGTGGTACTTTCCACCAAGGGTGTTTCCAGTGGCCCTATATCTTTTATGACTGTGTTTAATGCAGCCACGGATACCATAAAGCAGGGCGGAACCAGGCGGGGAGCCAACATGGGTATTCTAAGGGTAGACCACCCGGATATACTGGAATTTATTACCGCTAAAGAAAACAGTGAAAAGCTTACTAATTTCAATATATCGGTTGGAGTTACCGAAGCTTTTATGAAAGCAGTAGAAAGCGACACTGAATACGAGATTATGAACCCCAGGACCAAAGAGGTTGTAGACCATTATAAAGCCAGGGATATATTTAAAAAGATAGTAAAGCACGCCTGGTCCAACGGAGACCCGGGCATTATCTTTTTGGATCGGCTCAACAAAGATAATCCTACTCCCAATCTGGGCCAGATAGAGAGCACCAACCCCTGCGGAGAGCAGCCCCTGCTTCCCTATGAAGCCTGTAATTTAGGGTCTATCAATTTAGCCCATATGGTAAAGGAAGAGGCAGCTGCCAGAGTTGTAGATTATGAAAAATTAAGAGAGACAGTTCATGTAGCGGTCAGGTTTTTGGATGATGTTATAGATATGAGCATATATCCATTGGATGAGATTGACCAGATGGTAAAACAGAATAGAAAAATAGGGCTGGGGGTAATGGGCTTTGCAGATATGCTGGTTCAGCTGGGTATGCCCTACAACAGCGAAGAAGCCCTGGAGATAGCAAGAGAAATAATGAGCTTTATACAGGATGAATCAAAACAGGCATCCAGGAACCTGGCCAGAGAAAGAGGCCCGTTCCCTGCTATTAAGGGAAGCGTCTATGATTGTCCTGATGAAGAGCCTATTAGAAATGCCACTACCACCACTATTGCTCCTACCGGCAGCTTGAGCATTATTGCCGGCTGTTCCAGCGGCATAGAGCCTATTTTTGCTATATCCTTTACCAAGAATGTTATGGACAATGACAAACTGGTAGAGGTAAATCCATATTTTGAACAGATTGCCAGGGAAGAGGGTTTTTATTCCAGAGATCTTATGTTAAAGATTGCCGATCAGGGAAACCTGGATGGCCTAGAAGAAGTACCCCAGAAATATAGAAGAATATTTGTTACTGCCCATCAGATAACCCCGGTATGGCATGTAAGGATGCAGGCAGCATTCCAAAAATTTGTGGATAATGCAGTGTCCAAGACAGTAAACTTTCCCAATAATGCAGCTGAAAAAGATGTTGAAGATGTATATATGCTGGCTTACAGGCTGGGCTGCAAAGGCATAACCATATACAGGGACGGAAGCAGGGAAAGCCAGGTACTAAAAGTAGAGGGCAAGAAAAAGAAAACGGTAAAAGTACCGGAACTACAGATGGAGCCCGAGACGGTATCTGCCACCATAAAGCCCAGGTCCAGGCCTGATGTTACCAGGGGTATGACCAAGAAATATGTTATCGGAGGATGCGGCAAGCTGTATGTAACTGTAAATGCTGATGAAAAAGGGATCTGTGAGGTATTTACTAACACTGGTGAAGAAGGCTGCTCGGCATTAACCGAGGCCATAGGCAGGCTTATCAGTATAACTATTAGGTCTGGTATAGACCTGGTTTCCATATTAAGCCAGCTGGAAGGCATTAGATGCATCACCTGTATTGCTGATGATAATACCCATGTACTTTCCTGCCCTGATGCTATAGGAAAAGCAATTGAGTATTCGGTAAAGGGAACCAATAAATTTGACTTGGATGTAAAGGGAGGCCCCCGGTCCATAATGATATGTCCCGAGGAAGGGTGCGGCGGAATTATGGAGCCGGAGGGTGGATGTTATGTCTGCAGAAACTGCGGCTACTCCAAGTGCTCCTAAGTCTTAGCCGGTAATCTTATTCAGGCTTGACCGGTAGGACTGAAAGTCAGTACTGGAGAAAAGGACCAGCCTGACCAATTTAGGGTTCTGGTTTTTAGTCAGGTAATCAATTATTGTGTTTAGGGCAACAGCCGAGGCTTGGTTTACCGGATAGCCGAATATGCCTGTGCTTATGGAAGGAAAGGATATGCTTTCTATATGTTTCTTTGATGCCATAGCCAGGCTGTTTCTATAGCAATGGCCCAGGTTTACCGGGTCGCTGGAAGAATTACTGTATACCGGTCCAACTGTATGGATTACATATTTTGCGGGCAGATTGTAGCCCCTGGTTATCTTTGCTTCTCCCGTATGGCAGCCTCCCAGAGTTTTACATTCCTGCCACAGCTGTGGTCCGGCCGCCCGGTGAATTGCTCCCGATACCCCTCCCCCAGGTGAAAGACGGCTGTTGGCTGCGTTAACGATAGCTTCCGTGTCCTGTCTGGTTATATCTCCCTGAACCAGTTCAAGTCTGGTTTTACCGATTTCATGTATTATTTTTCCCATGGCTGCCTTCCTGCTGCAATATGACCCTGATAAGCTTATACTTTTAAATTAAGGCTTTTAGATTATAATATATAATATATTCTTTATATACAAATGGAGGGATAAAAAATAGTGCTCCTGTCAAAAAGTGACGCCTTGCCCCGTACTACTGTCAGAAAGCAGAAGAAAGCATATCCCGGAGAAGGCTATATAGGGGTTCTGGACTTGGGAACTACTTCGGTAAGGTTTATTATATTCAAACTGGATTCTACGGTGCAGGCTCAGGCTTTCCAGCCCATAGCCCAGACCTATCCTCAATCTGGATGGGTAGAGGAGGACTTAAATGAAATATGGTCGGCAGCCTGTATGGTGATAGAAGGGGCCATAGATCAGGGTAATATAAAGGCAGACAGTATTCTGGCACTGGGAATCACCAACCAGAGGGAGTCGGTAGGGTTCTGGGATAAAGATTCCGGCAAACCCCTGGCCCCCCTTATTGTATGGCAGGACAGAAGGACTTCCAGACTGTGCAAGCAGCTTAAGGATAAAGGTTACGAACAGGCGGTAAGAGAAAAGACAGGCCTCACCATAGACCCCTATTTTTCCGGCACTAAAATTAACTGGATGCTTAAAAATAATGATGCTGTAAGGGATGCTGCCAGCCGGGGGAGAGCTGTTTTTGGAACCCTGGATTCTTTTATAATTTACCGGCTTACCGGCAGTCATATTACTGATTACTCCAATGCCTCCCGTACCCTTCTGTTTAATATAAGCAGCCTGAAATGGGATGATGAGCTGCTGGACATATTTGGTGTACCTAAAAACATACTGCCTGAGGCCAGGCCCAGTTATGGCCATAACTATTTCGGTAAAACGGATAGACTTTCTCCTTTTAAGGCAAGCATTCCCATACAATGTGTATTTGGTGATCAGCAAGCGGCATTATTTGGACAAAAGTGCTTTTACCGGGGGGACGTCAAATCCACCTTTGGCACCGGCTCTTTTATTATGATGAACAGCGGGAAAGAAAAAGTTAACAGCAAACACGGGCTCCTTTCCACTATTTTTTACAGTAATGGACGGGAGCTGTTTTATGCCCTGGAAGGTTCGGTATATAATACCGGCAGCGTATTTCAGTGGCTTAAAGAGGGAATAGAGATAATAGGTGATTACAAGGATATAGAGTTTCTGGCATCAGGGCAAGATTACCAGAAGGACCTGTTTCTGGTGCCTGCCTTAACCGGAATGGGGGCTCCCTACTGGGATCCTCTTGCCCGCGGGTTATTGATTGGCATTACCCGCTCTACCAGTAAAAAGCAAATAGTAAGGGCTGCGGTGGAGTCCATTGCCTACAGGACACTGGATGTCTTGAATGTATTGGAAAGGGAGACCAATCTGTACATTTCCAGCATCAAGAT is part of the Actinomycetes bacterium genome and encodes:
- a CDS encoding Sir2 family NAD-dependent protein deacetylase; translated protein: MEKADQIAKRIINSKKVSVLTGAGISTESGIPDFRSPKGIWHKFSPELLSRQTLENNPDKFYREGLNLLKEINGVKNKKPNRAHYLLAELERQGKVSTIITQNIDGLHQQAGSRKVLEVHGNLRQAYCMKCSCRYGFDYLMDLIRKKHIPPRCGCGGIIRPEMVLFGDMLGESYRQAEREVAKSNLLLIIGSSLEVSPVSNLVAFCPRFIIINKEATPFDRYAYLAWHTQATAALGRICSQLLEYEDK
- the nadE gene encoding NAD(+) synthase, with the translated sequence MDKDQLLKLNPEQACNRIEHFIRGYALTLNRDGAVVGLSGGLDSAVVLKLCIKALGTKRVKAILLPERDSQKLNIKDARNLCKSLNIDYVMKKITLPLWALGVYRLFPPAFMFPKSAINKFIAKTISKLSKDMGQQPFMASMEGGHRQLAKPVAFIRIKNRLRAGALFYYSELYNYLLVGTANKSEWLTGLFVKYGDGIADIMPLLDLYKTQVISMAEYLQLPENIISKQPSPDLAGNLTDEQLLNLPYQKLDLVLAGIEHNLTFGHISEIAAVSIEEIEQVQAMVNKSEWQRQSPVSLNF
- a CDS encoding PAS domain S-box protein, which translates into the protein MPLLKRYKLIFEQVPYAVAVTDNKGTIVEANEAMARLLGGKTEELPGRNISFFTGKDYLNSFKKQIKSLSSSAGRARIDLRLGKKDGYGEIHFRIRRLADGKEEAYLWMETGLKNRALKFQDMVDNLPAAVMEMDTEGNIIYANHRLAKLFGYQRQEVEGRKNIKDFVPAEENEKLSANIFKLARGQMVGRNEYTAARQDKKIIPVLSDSMPLRDLQGKVIGIRTVLMGIVQRKEFENRLEESEEKFRIFFNNANDPIFLYEFDPRRKKVSNFLEVNQVAIERYGYTREEFLNMSIKDLLDKDSCKKVPLILDMISSKGKHTFEVTHLLEEGKKILVEVSSRMYSWNDKDIILSTARDITERKKAENQVRYYSFHDKLTGLYNRSYFEEELKRLDTRRQLPLSIIMGDLDGLKLINDAFGHLEGDKLLVKTAKLLVECFREEDIVARWGGDEFAILLPKTASCTANELINRIKDKSKVETIQRIPLSISLGLATKNKAYQQIEEKLIEAEGLMYRAKLNEAKKVSKLVIDSLRKALSEKLHHTPQIDNIKFYAKELGKVCGLKGHKLDVLMLLCDFYDIGLISIPDDTLLSRRKLNKKDLKNIQKHPEVGYRICVASPHLSAIAFDVLSHHEWWNGNGYPQGLKENQIPLNSRIIAVIDAYKAMVNNRPYRKAMGMDKIVKEIRAGAGKQFDPELVEKFISLISKD
- a CDS encoding isoprenylcysteine carboxylmethyltransferase family protein, translated to MEKFLNYIQVFLLAFFLCFIIGKTIYIKRKNKINPIALNIRRDGIRHILEIILFLIVNIWSFEVLFYALNLEFRIFGWPLNIKLFETNYLRFLGLALIIIGFILFVWALINLGTSWRLGIDETRPGKLVKFGIYRYCRHPIYVFFNLYFLGTFLIWANLIFLILWITVAAILHYQAIAEERFLTKIYTQQYQNYKENVGRYISVKPSVYRQFSKELEE
- a CDS encoding cupin domain-containing protein encodes the protein MNIVESIIEEFNMKQLPGEGGYYVETYRCKEIIDKCCLSKVYKGSRNISTAILYLITPEHFSHLHRLKSDEIFHFYSGDPVYMLNLFEDGTASEVILGQDIWSGQKMQHVVPRDCWQGACLKPGGSYALLGTTVAPGYDSSDYQNSQGFKKKLIEKYPRYRDGIEKLI
- a CDS encoding ABC transporter ATP-binding protein, encoding MGILNIKDLKWSINGSNILNNINMDFKQGVIHSVVGPNGVGKTTLGNVIMGIEGYRDFEGDLIYEGQSIKKLNLYQRAKKGITMSWQEPARFEGLTVEKFISAGARDKSRQNTEDFLKKVGMNPSDYLHRAVDKNLSGGERKKIELASILAIEPKLVILDEPDSGIDVASLQNIFDAMKYLKENGATIILITHSLEVLKQSEHAFLLCCGSVLKQGTVKEISSYFENKCLPCDHINQPSKNGESL
- a CDS encoding SufD family Fe-S cluster assembly protein, which gives rise to MSIEDIINAANIHQAIHDKDTARLVIDRDKVLDSHEIEGLKVKTRQIKDGVDIDIRLARDTIVEKPVHLCFGVTHKQAVQRIIMNVDIEDNSRITIFSHCVFPNAEDVKHIMDGTIRVGKNARYSYLEKHIHSEQGGITVIPKAKINLEQGARLKTEFELLRGRVGNIDIDYETTCGPDSVMEMTAKIDGKGDDVIKIREAGNLIGENSRGVLTSKVAVRDRATAEVYNKLVATAAYARGHVDCKEIIQGEAKASAIPIVKVEHPKAHITHEASIGSVDSKQLQTLMSRGLDEDKAVELIIEGLLS